The following proteins are encoded in a genomic region of Arachis stenosperma cultivar V10309 chromosome 4, arast.V10309.gnm1.PFL2, whole genome shotgun sequence:
- the LOC130974573 gene encoding secreted RxLR effector protein 78-like: protein MRKVIPGLVGETQSTFVKGRKIHDGALIACETVQWLKARKKSAAIIKLAFQKAYDRVKWSFVDIVLQKMGFDHIWRGWIKECVCSASMSVLINGSPTKPFKMERGLRQGDPLSPFLFVLVVDVLHRMIREAVRNDRIYPLFVGRDNIELSLLQFADDTILFCPTEEETIMNYK from the coding sequence ATGAGGAAGGTCATACCAGGGTTGGTAGGAGAGACACAGAGTACATTTGTGAAGGGCAGGAAAATTCATGATGGGGCATTGATAGCGTGTGAGACTGTGCAGTGGCTGAAGGCTAGGAAGAAGAGTGCCGCGATTATTAAACTTGCTTTTCAAAAGGCATACGACCGGGTCAAATGGAGCTTTGTGGATATTGTTTTGCAGAAGATGGGTTTCGACCATATATGGAGGGGGTGGATTAAGGAGTGTGTCTGCTCTGCGTCTATGTCGGTTCTGATAAATGGGTCCCCCACTAAGCCTTTTAAGATGGAAAGGGGACTACGACAAGGAGACCCTTTATCGCCGTTTCTGTTTGTGCTAGTTGTTGATGTGCTACATAGGATGATCAGGGAGGCAGTAAGGAATGACCGCATCTATCCACTTTTTGTTGGAAGGGATAACATTGAGCTGTCGCTCTTACAATTTGCAGATGATACCATTCTCTTCTGTCCTACTGAGGAAGAGACTATCATGAACTACAAGTGA